From the genome of Methanobrevibacter smithii ATCC 35061, one region includes:
- a CDS encoding type II toxin-antitoxin system VapC family toxin, producing the protein MEIYFVLDASAFINGFGLESNNNYTAPEITHEVKDFESKLTLDMAIRDGKLIIQDVGEKYIKEVNEIISKSGDVLRLSVPDKKLIALALMLRDEGKNIKVISDDYTIQNTLKIINIPYSGIMTDGIKGVYNWKKVCEGCKKEFDENYPFDDCDVCGSKVFKKRIKL; encoded by the coding sequence ATGGAAATTTATTTTGTTTTAGATGCATCTGCTTTTATCAACGGTTTTGGCTTGGAATCAAATAATAATTATACTGCTCCTGAGATTACTCATGAAGTTAAAGATTTTGAGTCAAAATTAACATTGGATATGGCTATTAGAGATGGAAAATTAATTATTCAGGATGTTGGTGAAAAATACATTAAAGAAGTTAATGAAATCATATCAAAATCAGGGGATGTTTTACGTTTATCTGTTCCTGATAAAAAATTAATAGCTTTAGCTTTAATGCTTAGAGATGAAGGCAAAAATATTAAAGTTATAAGTGATGATTATACTATTCAGAATACTTTAAAAATTATTAATATTCCTTATTCCGGAATCATGACTGATGGAATTAAAGGTGTTTACAATTGGAAAAAGGTTTGTGAAGGTTGTAAAAAAGAATTTGATGAAAATTATCCTTTTGATGATTGTGATGTTTGCGGATCTAAGGTTTTTAAAAAGAGAATAAAATTGTAA